A genomic segment from Streptomyces antibioticus encodes:
- a CDS encoding type I polyketide synthase: protein MSDSMADHFTGQDDDAPPAVAVIGMAARFPGADDVDTFWENLAAGRDAVRPVTDEEFLAAGGDPRDLDDPNLVRMASVIDGIDRFDAEFFGFSPAEAAVVDPQQRLLLETAYHALEDAGCLRAARDGTTGVYAGAGDSRYYPGHLHPRYAGQPGSVALVHAATANSLGTLATRISYELGLTGPSLSLQTACSTALVALHTACQDLLDHRCDTALAAAVSLNPSALLGYRHVPGGPFSPDGRCRAFAADAAGTSSGDGVGAVVLKRLADALADGDRIRAVVRGSAVNNDGRRKVGFTAPSAPGQTEVVLAAQAEADVDAGTIGLVEAHGTATHIGDPIEVAALTEAFRQSTDRRGFCALGSVKTNIGHLGAAAGIAGFVKAVLALEHRRIPPSLHFDRPNPLIDFASGPFRVPTTLEEWPAADHPRRAAVSAFGVGGTNAHVILEEAPATTETPAPAPAAPDARRHVLPLSARTAGALPGQAEALARHLERHPATRLDDLARALRTDRPALRHRTAVTATTVAEAVTALRTPAPPLPPVPDDPPRVAFLLPGGGTQYVGMGAGLYRDHAVYRDTVDDCARILRPVTGDDLRTALFERVEPGSTDAFLALVVTEYAVARTLIEQGVRPDAFIGHSLGEYTAACLAGVMDLEEMLPVVAERIRLIAACGGATVGVAAPAEDLAPLLGPDLSLAAVNGPEACTVAGRTEAVERLEAELARRGVPFRRLRMPAAAHSHVLDPVLGTFADRLRTLRLRPPAVPYVTNVTGTWITDAQATDVGHWVAHTRRTVRFADGIAALWERDRPVLVEIGPGDGMVKLARARLADEAPVTVTTMRHAKAEGPDGFVLAQALGRLWAAGVDAALPDVTDGAHRRRVRLPGYAFERRRHWIDAPGATAPAHDDDPAPAPEATGARVPRPRLTTEHLAPRTAEERAVTDLWEEALGVHGIGVHDNFFDLGGDSMRAVLLSGRLRQTGVLDVPAAALLATPTVAGLLTAARRAPGPDALRPLLPLRAEGTGTPLFCLHPGAGVSWRYAGLLPHLGADQRVFGVQAFGLDGTRPPAPDAAAMTAGYVDLIREVQPQGPYRLLGWSYGGFVAHAMACALQEQGQEVELLALLDAPQPHGTTHDPVQAERQVAALLARVAGLDLQGPDTRAADVDAVLSRIPEDPADDPTTAAPVTRAEAAAIAAVMRNNLRIAPQFAPKVFHGDVLFFSATQDAPGTGDDLSLAPGKADAWRPWVDGSFDDHAVPCGHYEMTEPAPMALIGAAVAKALRRNAG, encoded by the coding sequence GTGTCTGACTCCATGGCGGACCACTTCACCGGGCAGGACGACGACGCCCCGCCCGCCGTGGCCGTGATCGGCATGGCGGCCCGCTTCCCGGGCGCCGACGACGTCGACACGTTCTGGGAGAACCTCGCCGCCGGACGGGACGCCGTACGGCCCGTCACCGACGAGGAGTTCCTCGCGGCGGGCGGAGACCCCCGCGACCTGGACGACCCGAACCTCGTCCGGATGGCGTCCGTCATCGACGGCATCGACCGCTTCGACGCGGAGTTTTTCGGCTTCAGCCCCGCCGAGGCGGCGGTGGTCGATCCGCAGCAGCGGCTCCTGCTGGAGACCGCCTACCACGCCCTGGAGGACGCGGGCTGTCTGCGCGCGGCGCGGGACGGCACGACCGGGGTCTACGCGGGCGCGGGCGACAGCCGTTACTACCCCGGCCATCTGCACCCCCGCTACGCCGGGCAGCCCGGTTCGGTGGCGCTGGTCCACGCGGCCACCGCCAACTCCCTGGGCACACTGGCCACTCGAATCTCCTACGAGCTGGGCCTGACCGGGCCCAGCCTGTCGCTCCAGACGGCCTGCTCGACCGCGCTGGTCGCCCTGCACACCGCCTGTCAGGACCTGCTCGACCACCGCTGCGACACCGCGCTCGCCGCCGCCGTCTCCCTCAACCCCTCGGCCCTGCTGGGCTATCGGCATGTGCCCGGCGGGCCGTTCTCGCCGGACGGGCGCTGCCGTGCCTTCGCGGCGGACGCGGCCGGCACCTCCTCGGGCGACGGCGTCGGCGCGGTCGTCCTCAAGCGGCTGGCGGACGCCCTCGCCGACGGCGACCGCATCCGCGCGGTCGTCCGGGGCTCGGCGGTGAACAACGACGGCCGCCGCAAGGTCGGTTTCACCGCGCCGAGCGCCCCCGGCCAGACGGAGGTGGTCCTCGCCGCCCAGGCCGAGGCCGACGTCGACGCCGGCACCATCGGCCTGGTCGAGGCGCACGGCACCGCCACCCACATCGGCGACCCCATCGAAGTGGCCGCGCTGACCGAGGCGTTCCGGCAGAGTACCGACCGGCGCGGATTCTGCGCCCTGGGGTCGGTGAAGACGAACATCGGACACCTCGGCGCCGCCGCCGGGATCGCCGGATTCGTCAAGGCCGTCCTCGCCCTGGAGCACCGGCGGATCCCGCCCAGCCTCCACTTCGACCGGCCCAACCCGCTCATCGACTTCGCCTCCGGACCGTTCCGGGTGCCGACCACGCTGGAGGAGTGGCCGGCCGCCGATCACCCCCGGCGCGCGGCCGTCAGCGCCTTCGGCGTCGGCGGCACCAACGCCCACGTGATCCTGGAGGAGGCCCCGGCCACCACCGAGACGCCGGCCCCGGCCCCGGCCGCGCCCGACGCACGCCGCCACGTCCTCCCCCTCTCCGCCCGCACCGCCGGCGCCCTCCCCGGGCAGGCCGAGGCCCTCGCCCGCCACCTGGAACGCCACCCGGCGACCCGTCTGGACGACCTCGCCCGCGCCCTGCGCACCGACCGCCCGGCCCTGCGCCACCGTACGGCCGTCACCGCCACCACCGTCGCCGAGGCCGTGACCGCGTTGCGCACGCCCGCGCCGCCCCTGCCGCCGGTGCCGGACGATCCGCCGCGGGTGGCGTTCCTGCTGCCGGGCGGCGGCACCCAGTACGTGGGCATGGGCGCCGGCCTGTACCGCGACCACGCCGTCTACCGGGACACGGTGGACGACTGCGCGCGCATCCTGCGGCCGGTGACCGGCGACGACCTGCGCACCGCGCTGTTCGAGCGGGTCGAGCCGGGCAGCACCGACGCGTTCCTGGCCCTGGTCGTCACCGAGTACGCCGTCGCCCGCACGCTGATCGAGCAGGGGGTGCGCCCCGACGCGTTCATCGGTCACTCCCTCGGCGAGTACACCGCGGCCTGCCTGGCCGGTGTCATGGACCTCGAAGAGATGCTGCCCGTGGTCGCCGAACGCATCCGGCTCATCGCCGCCTGCGGCGGAGCCACCGTCGGTGTCGCGGCCCCGGCCGAGGACCTCGCCCCGCTGCTCGGCCCGGATCTGTCGCTGGCCGCCGTCAACGGCCCCGAAGCCTGTACGGTCGCGGGCCGCACCGAGGCCGTGGAGCGGCTGGAGGCCGAACTCGCCCGCAGGGGCGTGCCGTTCCGGCGGCTGCGGATGCCGGCCGCCGCCCACTCGCACGTCCTCGATCCCGTCCTCGGCACCTTCGCCGACCGACTGCGCACCCTGCGGCTCCGGCCGCCCGCCGTGCCCTACGTCACCAATGTCACCGGCACGTGGATCACCGACGCCCAGGCCACCGACGTCGGCCACTGGGTCGCCCACACCCGGCGCACGGTCCGGTTCGCGGACGGGATCGCCGCTCTCTGGGAGCGCGACCGGCCCGTCCTGGTGGAGATCGGGCCCGGCGACGGCATGGTCAAACTGGCCCGCGCCCGTCTCGCGGACGAGGCACCGGTGACCGTGACGACCATGCGGCACGCCAAGGCCGAGGGCCCCGACGGCTTCGTCCTGGCACAGGCGCTGGGCCGGCTGTGGGCGGCGGGGGTGGACGCCGCGCTGCCCGATGTCACGGACGGCGCGCACCGCCGCCGCGTCCGGCTCCCCGGGTACGCCTTCGAGCGGCGCCGGCACTGGATCGACGCCCCCGGCGCCACCGCCCCCGCCCACGACGACGACCCCGCGCCCGCCCCCGAGGCGACCGGCGCCCGTGTCCCCCGCCCCCGGCTGACCACCGAGCACCTGGCGCCGCGCACGGCCGAGGAGCGCGCGGTCACCGACCTGTGGGAGGAGGCGCTCGGCGTCCACGGGATCGGCGTGCACGACAACTTCTTCGACCTCGGCGGCGACTCGATGCGGGCCGTGCTGCTGTCCGGACGGCTCCGCCAGACCGGGGTCCTCGACGTGCCCGCGGCCGCGCTGCTGGCCACCCCGACCGTCGCGGGACTGCTGACCGCCGCCCGGCGGGCACCCGGCCCCGACGCCCTGCGCCCGCTGCTCCCGCTGCGCGCCGAGGGCACCGGGACGCCCCTGTTCTGCCTCCACCCCGGTGCGGGCGTCTCCTGGCGGTACGCCGGACTCCTGCCCCATCTCGGCGCGGACCAGCGCGTGTTCGGCGTCCAGGCGTTCGGCCTCGACGGCACCCGGCCGCCCGCCCCGGACGCCGCCGCGATGACGGCCGGGTACGTGGACCTGATCCGCGAGGTCCAACCACAGGGCCCGTACCGGCTGTTGGGGTGGTCCTACGGCGGTTTCGTGGCCCACGCGATGGCCTGCGCGCTCCAGGAGCAGGGCCAGGAGGTCGAGTTGCTCGCCCTGCTGGACGCGCCCCAGCCGCACGGCACCACCCACGACCCCGTCCAGGCGGAACGGCAGGTGGCGGCGCTCCTGGCCCGCGTGGCGGGACTGGACCTCCAGGGCCCGGACACCCGTGCCGCCGATGTCGATGCCGTGCTGAGCCGGATCCCCGAGGACCCGGCCGACGACCCGACGACGGCCGCCCCCGTGACCCGTGCCGAGGCCGCCGCGA